A DNA window from Acidobacteriota bacterium contains the following coding sequences:
- a CDS encoding winged helix-turn-helix domain-containing protein, with product MTDKIRENDRYEFADFRLETGKQVLFCKDAEIHLPKRHFQILTYLIENRDRVVTRDELLNEFWDGHEVYDDALSKCVGALRRVLDDKERAPRFIETRRGTGYRFIGEIGASESLNVGTVLDTSNALAADQTLSAVKLPFWRSRIILISSLAVITLLSVSFVVGVYLPRQEQPSRQKLSGIGSIAVLPLRNLTGDTANDYLSDGLSEGLINEFSRHSELKVISRSASFTFKNKEIDLQEVRDKLKVEAILEGSLRKIGDEMRIEVSLVDVKDGKVLWTNNDPTSSVRNFFTLQNQIACDVLTRIEAGSCIKVETAKNIDAEAYRLYLQGIHIRNDLTFEAMTKAVELFDKALSIAPNFAKAHEGIATTYVIMESNSLVPPGSVIKKAESHAREALRLDENSVDALLVLSETETSDNYDMARRESILRQAVDKNPNFGRSRMWLASTLAMRGKFAEAESELLKLQESDPLSSGVQFTLSELYLNWRKPDEAIRTANLVHDLKAPDSISDRLLAKAYLQKGDLDQVKTLLDKKPDNYESLHATWLIRTGKVAEAAAEIKKLEVTETGKTSPFVIAYLYAELGDKDAAFRWLERSYAMRQSDLASLKIEPALDSLRGDARYVELIKRLHLDN from the coding sequence TTGCAAAGATGCCGAGATCCACCTGCCGAAACGTCATTTTCAGATCCTGACCTACCTGATTGAAAACCGTGACCGCGTGGTGACACGCGACGAACTGTTGAACGAATTTTGGGACGGCCACGAAGTTTATGACGATGCCCTGAGCAAATGCGTAGGGGCACTGCGTCGCGTCCTCGACGACAAGGAGCGAGCACCTCGATTTATAGAAACTCGTCGCGGCACGGGTTATCGATTTATTGGCGAGATCGGAGCCAGTGAGAGTTTGAATGTCGGAACCGTTTTGGACACATCTAACGCCTTGGCAGCCGATCAAACCCTTTCGGCGGTAAAACTGCCGTTTTGGCGTTCCAGGATAATTCTGATCTCAAGTTTAGCGGTGATAACGCTGCTGTCAGTGAGTTTTGTGGTCGGTGTTTACTTGCCCCGGCAAGAACAACCTTCCAGGCAGAAATTGTCCGGCATTGGTTCGATCGCGGTTTTGCCGTTGAGAAACCTCACCGGCGACACAGCAAACGATTATTTGTCCGACGGCTTGAGCGAGGGCCTGATCAACGAGTTTTCCCGTCATAGCGAGCTAAAGGTCATCTCACGCAGTGCATCATTTACTTTCAAAAATAAAGAGATCGACCTTCAGGAGGTTCGTGACAAGCTAAAAGTGGAAGCGATCCTCGAAGGCAGCCTGCGAAAGATCGGCGACGAAATGCGGATCGAGGTGAGCTTAGTCGATGTTAAGGATGGAAAGGTCCTATGGACGAACAACGATCCGACAAGTTCTGTTAGAAATTTCTTCACCCTCCAAAACCAGATCGCGTGTGACGTTTTGACGAGGATCGAAGCGGGAAGCTGCATTAAGGTCGAAACAGCTAAGAACATCGACGCGGAGGCATATCGACTTTATTTACAAGGCATCCACATCCGCAACGATCTTACTTTTGAGGCGATGACGAAGGCAGTCGAGCTTTTTGACAAGGCCCTGTCGATCGCTCCGAATTTTGCCAAGGCCCACGAGGGCATCGCAACAACCTACGTCATAATGGAATCAAATTCCCTCGTCCCCCCAGGTTCCGTCATCAAGAAAGCCGAGTCTCACGCCAGAGAAGCATTACGGCTCGACGAAAACTCGGTCGACGCATTATTGGTTTTGAGCGAGACGGAAACGTCGGACAATTACGACATGGCCCGGCGCGAGAGCATCTTGCGGCAAGCGGTTGATAAGAATCCAAATTTTGGCCGCTCGCGGATGTGGCTCGCCAGTACACTCGCAATGCGAGGAAAATTTGCCGAGGCCGAGAGCGAACTGTTGAAGCTGCAGGAATCAGACCCGCTTTCGTCCGGGGTCCAATTTACCTTGAGCGAACTTTATCTGAATTGGCGAAAGCCCGATGAAGCCATCAGAACTGCCAACTTGGTCCACGATCTAAAGGCTCCTGATTCGATCTCCGACAGGCTCCTCGCCAAAGCGTATCTGCAGAAAGGCGATCTGGACCAGGTCAAAACGCTGCTGGACAAAAAGCCGGATAATTATGAGAGCCTGCACGCGACCTGGTTGATAAGAACCGGCAAAGTCGCTGAAGCCGCCGCGGAGATCAAAAAGCTCGAGGTGACAGAGACCGGCAAAACCTCGCCATTTGTGATCGCGTACCTTTACGCCGAGCTGGGCGACAAAGATGCGGCTTTCAGATGGCTCGAAAGATCGTATGCGATGAGGCAATCAGACCTTGCCTCGTTAAAGATCGAACCGGCTCTCGATTCGCTGCGTGGAGATGCTCGCTACGTTGAGCTGATAAAGCGTCTTCACCTGGACAACTAG
- a CDS encoding SUMF1/EgtB/PvdO family nonheme iron enzyme — protein sequence MKECQLCKTCFADAVVTCPNDGMPTVHTISGEPVLEGKYQLECRLGQGGMGVVYKARHAYLKTQLAIKVILPDLVGNDPQLVTRFRQEALAAAAIRHQNVVSVTDYGVIDGTLPFLVMEYVEGEALHDLLAREKSLSPERAFELMSAVCAGVGAAHHQGIVHRDLKPLNIMICNDKPNLSQAVKILDFGLAKIKSGELLGSFIQAQTTGLMGSPYYMAPEQWADEDPDSRSDIYSLGVMLYQMLTGDVPFKGSSIPAIMKKHISDPPPTLAAAGLHVSPELEAAVLHTLQKDPEKRTQSVDVLVEELRAAIKPGVQFIHTAPASLPVSSLKVTTRPPQSSVFVDNVAVGRSAESGLLLIEGIQSGNHRLRVTHNGFRDWTSEVVCDGRPVEVIADLSSGTLDSKTAIPMPDVTVGGAHKTIAASPQNADDMAQTVQQDYAPSRFNVQVDTTPPPKKSSAKPILLGIGGLFALFLIGIAGLGAAYMLGAFDRKTVVGPGSATPTPATTPVPVPSITPDMADIPGGSFRMGRNSGPEMERPEHEVTVSAFSMDKTEVTNEEYFAFTSETGYKPVPIYWTREETPPPRQEKYPVRSVNIADVNAFIAWRSKRDGIQYRLPSESEWEFAARNGSKGNLFPWGNKPQDECAVLGKSILDPSRVATNSCPNDWGVQDLIGNVFEWTSSPAAPYPGSRKAEPPKEPENMVRGGCANNTFAGPNAVTSAYRIKVPVAKRDGQLGFRLVK from the coding sequence ATGAAAGAGTGTCAGCTTTGTAAAACGTGTTTCGCCGACGCTGTTGTCACGTGTCCGAATGACGGGATGCCGACTGTGCATACGATTAGCGGCGAACCGGTTTTAGAGGGTAAATACCAGCTCGAATGCCGCCTCGGCCAGGGCGGAATGGGCGTTGTTTACAAAGCCCGCCACGCCTATCTCAAAACTCAACTCGCGATCAAGGTGATCCTGCCCGATCTGGTCGGAAATGATCCGCAGCTCGTCACCAGATTTCGCCAGGAAGCTCTCGCCGCCGCTGCCATTCGACATCAAAACGTCGTCAGCGTTACCGATTACGGCGTGATCGACGGAACTTTGCCGTTCCTCGTCATGGAATATGTCGAGGGCGAAGCTCTACACGATCTACTTGCGCGCGAAAAGTCCTTATCGCCTGAACGAGCGTTCGAACTGATGTCCGCCGTCTGCGCAGGTGTCGGAGCCGCACATCACCAGGGTATTGTTCACCGCGACCTCAAGCCGCTCAACATCATGATCTGCAACGACAAGCCAAACTTGTCGCAGGCGGTAAAGATACTGGATTTCGGGCTGGCAAAGATAAAGTCAGGCGAGTTGCTGGGTTCATTTATCCAGGCTCAAACGACCGGCCTGATGGGTTCGCCGTATTACATGGCTCCCGAGCAATGGGCGGACGAAGATCCTGATTCTCGTTCGGATATTTATTCTCTCGGGGTGATGCTCTATCAGATGCTGACAGGCGATGTACCGTTTAAGGGTTCATCGATCCCGGCGATCATGAAAAAGCACATCTCGGATCCGCCGCCAACGCTGGCCGCTGCCGGACTGCATGTCTCACCAGAGCTGGAGGCAGCGGTTCTGCATACCCTGCAGAAAGATCCGGAAAAACGAACACAGTCAGTTGACGTTCTGGTCGAGGAATTGCGAGCGGCGATCAAGCCGGGTGTTCAGTTTATCCACACGGCCCCAGCGTCGCTGCCGGTTTCATCGCTAAAGGTAACGACGCGGCCGCCGCAGTCGAGCGTTTTTGTTGACAACGTCGCGGTTGGCCGCTCTGCTGAGAGCGGGCTGCTTCTTATTGAGGGCATCCAAAGCGGTAACCATCGCCTTCGCGTCACGCATAACGGTTTTCGCGACTGGACCAGCGAAGTGGTATGCGATGGCAGGCCGGTCGAGGTGATCGCGGACCTGAGTTCGGGAACTTTAGATTCGAAGACGGCGATCCCGATGCCCGACGTCACAGTTGGCGGCGCTCATAAAACTATCGCCGCATCGCCGCAAAATGCGGACGATATGGCACAGACGGTTCAGCAGGATTACGCGCCCAGCCGCTTCAATGTTCAAGTCGATACCACGCCGCCGCCGAAAAAATCGTCTGCAAAACCGATACTTTTAGGAATCGGTGGACTATTCGCTCTCTTTCTGATTGGAATTGCCGGATTAGGTGCAGCATATATGCTGGGCGCATTCGACAGAAAGACCGTCGTCGGCCCCGGAAGTGCGACGCCGACCCCAGCGACGACGCCCGTGCCGGTACCGTCGATAACGCCGGATATGGCGGATATCCCGGGAGGCTCGTTCAGGATGGGACGCAATAGCGGGCCCGAAATGGAACGGCCGGAGCACGAAGTTACCGTTAGTGCCTTTTCGATGGATAAGACCGAGGTGACGAACGAGGAGTATTTCGCTTTTACTAGCGAAACTGGATATAAGCCAGTTCCGATCTATTGGACGCGTGAAGAGACGCCGCCGCCGCGTCAGGAAAAATATCCGGTCCGATCGGTCAACATTGCAGACGTTAACGCTTTTATTGCCTGGAGATCGAAACGTGACGGCATTCAGTATCGGCTCCCATCGGAGAGCGAATGGGAATTCGCCGCACGCAATGGTAGTAAAGGAAACCTTTTTCCCTGGGGAAATAAACCTCAGGATGAATGCGCGGTTCTCGGCAAATCGATCCTAGACCCGAGCAGAGTGGCAACAAATTCCTGCCCGAATGATTGGGGAGTTCAGGATCTGATCGGGAATGTTTTTGAATGGACATCGTCGCCTGCCGCTCCATATCCGGGAAGCCGCAAGGCAGAGCCGCCCAAGGAGCCTGAGAACATGGTCCGTGGCGGCTGTGCCAATAATACTTTCGCCGGGCCGAATGCCGTGACCTCGGCCTACCGGATCAAGGTCCCGGTAGCGAAACGCGACGGGCAACTAGGATTTAGATTGGTTAAGTAA